The nucleotide window aaaaaattatggaCATCACACCTTAGTTCTTTATTAAAATAAATGGCATctacatcaagatcattttgttactaacatacttttatcttagtaaaaaccttctatatggttttgtaaaacacaaatccattATATAAAGTTAGCATTACAAGtttggttcggtttcggttatatcggttaaccaaagcttcataaccataaccataaccgattgagcggttatacaaagtttcataaccataaccattggttatattggttatcggttattagtggttcggttatgtcggttatggttcggttatcagttatggtggttaatttgctcacccctacttTTTGCTATCAGTTGTAACAAAACAAAACTTGTTATATAACTTTTTCAACAGGGTTGGAGATGTTGCCTGTTAAAAAACCTTGTGAGACGCGTGCGCGTAATTTGACAGCTAGAACTCGTGATCTCCTCTAAAGGGTCATGCTCTTAGCAATGCAACGGCACCTGATAAGTGTTTGAATCTTGACGGGGCGATATCTCGCCACCCATCCATATTTATCATATCTCTTAGGTGCTACAAGCCGATCATCATATCATATCCAGGGGCGGACTTAAGGGTTGCCCAAGGTGGGAGTgcgcacccccgggaaaaaaaattttagtgctaagttccgtcgaaaatcccgtccgcaccccttgaaatttttcgtccgcaccccttggaattttccgaccgcaccccttggaatttttttgtccgcaccccttaggtaaaaagtgttatcaatttatattttaaatttttttagtaaactcttattttttttaaaaccattgcctaaattatataacttttaatacctaaataacTAAACTCAATAACCCAATACCTTTAACTAGCCACtactaagggtctgtttggtatggggtaatggaatagatggcggaatggaatggacgaggtaatggaatggatgacgtaatggaattgatcattaccattccatgtcttgtttggttaccatgtgtgaatggaataaacaattactttttgttgtttggtatgcgaaaaaagacgaaggaataaaatcaGATGGCGGTGGTCAGTGATGTGCGATGACGGGGCGTGGTGCTAGGTGTCAGTTGTAGCGGCGGCGCCGCGGCGGTggttggcggtggtggtgggtggagacAACGGCGGATGGTGacaacggtggtggtggtggatgacggTGGAGGTAGGTGGCGGTGATGGCGATGGTGGTGGCATGGGTGGTCGGAGGTGGTAGCAGCGGCGACGGTGGTCGGAGGTGGtagcggtgggtggtggtggttgatagCGCTGGCGGCGGTGATCGGTGGCGGCGGTGATCGGAGGTGGTAGTGGCAATGGTGGCGGCGATGATCGAAGGTGGGTGGTGGCGATGATCGGAGGTGGCAGTGGCGATGGTGGGTGGCGACGACggcggtgggtggcggcggtaGGTGGTGGCCGTGGCGGCGGAGGTGGGTGACGACGGCggatgacggtggtggtggtggtgtgtgtgtgtgtggtagCAACGGTGGAGGGTTAtggtgttgttaatgaagggGGAAGAGGGAatgaaatggaaaaaaaaacgggggggggggggacggATGGAATAATTTTGAGGGAATgaaatgcattttggaatggacGATTCCATTTcatcgaccaaccaaacactcttttcttcattccctgacaatggtccattccattccacctctcattcctgcataccaaacgctacctaagtcttagcccaataaacaaacccaacaaatcaacaatatttcaaactaaaataaaataaacaagcccaAAACCCTTACATATTCCCTCCCGCTCTCTATCATCCCTGCACGCACGCCAGCGATCAGAACATCAGCGACAACAGCAGCCGcataccaccgtaatcagccatcATACCACCGCCGATCGAACACAGGTaattttctttgttatttttgatgattttttgttgatttttggtGGGGTGGGACGGAACCGGTAGCCACCGGAAGTGATTTTTTGATGGCAGGAGACATGTGCTTCTTGTTAGTGATGATATTGTATTTTGTGGtgggttatatatttatattttgttagtGATGATGGTGATATTTTGTCTTTTTTGTGGTGGGTTATATACGATCAGAcctgatgtttgggttttttttaatggtgtatatgatgtttagatgatttttagtgtgatttacattatgatttctagtgtttgaatacttgatacattatgtaatatgttatgAAGCCATGAACTTATagatcaatttgtttgtgatagccgataggaaccatgagtagggacGTTATGGCGCGATTTCTCAAGAGAAAAGTTGATACATCTTCCGAATTCGTTGATGTGGATACTCTTCCTTCGGATCCTTATAATCGCAAGCCGATTGAATCATATAACGTGAATCACTGAGATGAGATTAGAAGGGCATATCTACTAAGAGGACCATATCAACCatttagtgtcacaccccaaaatccacctgcggagtatcaccgcttgggagcgtgactgaccaggatcaagccaccaatcatatcgaacatgtaattaatgtaaAGTATAATATATGTAAacaaatcattcaatacgattgatgttccaacaaaacatagtttaagttgcggaagcgtaacaatgagaatccaatgtttgtaaatagttcaagtgttgtaagtataaCATTCACAATCcaatctccacaacgacctgctcctccctgtgcaagctccatatgtacctaatgtcctgcaaggcatgtaacagaggatcaacaaactagttgagcgagttcacagttaacagttcagtaatagtttaGTGTGAGTagaagtatgttcgttcgttttgTCATGTATtgtatcagtttccatcgcggcctcccaggcaggtatgcgaagatgttaggggatgttcatcccaagtattctagactaggtttatctgtatcgcggcctaccaggcaggtgtgcgaagattagtaaattacagttcgcggccttccaaaggcaggtgtgcgaagtcagtcataatatcgcggccaacccttggcaggtgtgcgaagatcagttcaataagtgttactagtctagtagtagttctaacagtggagtatgtacaatagttcatcaaatcacatcactacgttcccgtatagataagtaccagtaaataatcaaatcccattcccaccctgggaaccccatgccttggctgtgtgaactcaccttggtttgctcggtatgttattgcttctagggtttattaatctctaagtccgttacacacgacctaggatatattgcacacgACTTGATGTAAGTATGTCACGTTCAATTACGTTTACAACTCTTTGGTGTtcaaacagtaacatacggtaacgtatcatgcagtatcattcagtaGCACGTATCGTCATAATCAGACAGTATCACACAGTCGTTTCAGTAGTAAACAGTAGCATGTAGAATCATATAGTTACATTCAGTACCGTACACTTATATacatatagaatcatacatcatgaactcagttcatcgtattcacataattcatgtgCGATAGTAAGAACATGTAGTCAACATACTTCACCAAGTTAGCAGACAGTTTACCAGACAAATCAGTTGACATAATTTGCACATATCTAACGAAATGCACCAACACACTTACATTCTACCTAGTTAAACCCCTTAACATGAAATCACAGTTAGTATAAAACCATATTATACCAAAACTCGGATAAAagatgaagggggggggggggcttccctacTTGAAAGTCGGACTAGAACACAtggaattaaactcggaccataggcCCTTTACACAAACTCGGACAAGTGTAacctcattaaactcggacccataGTGAacatattaaactcagacaacCTTCAAATATTAAACTCGGTCATAATGTTTGATACAAATAATTTCGGACAACACATGGGCTGAATAAACTCGGTCCATACATAAGGGTTAACTTGGATCATACATATAGTTCGGACCTGATCACCCTTTTAAACTCGGACCCCATCACCAACTAATTAAATTCGGACCTTATGAAattttaataaactcggaccatgtgccATTTTAATAAACTCAGACCTTATGCAATCTTAAAGATTAAACTCGGGTAACATCCcatccattaaactcggtcctaTATACCTCAATAAACTCAGACCATGTATattcattaaactcagacaatatacgattcattaaactcggacattacAACAATTGAACCTCGGACATAAAGTAAGATCAATCATTAGGCAGACATCAATCGCATGATCATCAGTTACGTTCAAATATTCATTCGATCAGAAACCCTAAACTCATCCTTTTTGCATAGCAGTAATGAATCAATAATTCAATAGTCTTAATAAATCAATCATCTATAATCAAAGATCTTAATCATCAAGCGATAATTTCACAATCATCAGTCATCCTTTTATGATAAATCAGAATCAATTACACCAAGAATAGTATATGCacaaactagggttttcatgaaacaCACTATCAAGAGTTGAtgataatcaagaaatcaataaacgaTTTACCTtatgttgattctagagaaagaggaatcaagtgtgatgattatctagtgccaatgatgatggtgatgatgcttgctagaggattagagaattGCAACTACGTGTTTTgatttgtgtgcaaatgattagtgaaaaggggttagggttaagtatctttagaatttcactaattaccctctacctcccctaagtattatatttcacacatgcacaccatctcataaccatttcatagtttcaccaccaagttcatatatttaccaagtctttcaaaattaacaaacaactatacacaatcacaaaattaacaaacaactatacacaatcacacaatacgattcatagtatcaaaacatatacaaattccataacaactaattgtgaTACCCATCGAccaaataatacaagaacgtgcattaaatgcgaaatagaaatcttgagatttcgagttgtcacattatccccaacttaaaagaaatttcgtcccgaaatttggtacgcactcactgaggaagctaggtaagttatatcgttcactggttttcctggggtgtcacatcatccccccgttgatttggaatttcgtcccgaaattcagtagtagtagcttcagcctcagtagtggttgtattggtttcgaatatctggggtacttttctgtcatctggtcttcacGTCCCCAGgagtactctgggccacgttgtgagttccaacgaactcgaacaagagggattctcttgtgtttgaggaccttacatcccggtccgtgatttcaactggttcctcgacgaactgcaaccgctcgtcgatagtgagttccttaaaaggaactatgagggtctcatctgacaggcacttcttcagatttgacacgtgaaatacattgtgaactgcaccgagttcagctgttaggttcagtctgtaggctactgggcctattctttcagtgattttgaacggtccaacataccgtggattgagtttgcctcgtttacctaaacgaaccacacccttccagggtgagacttttaataaaacccggtccccgacctgaaattccaaggcttgctacgcttgcccgcgtaggctttctgacggtcgcgtgctgccgccatgcgttgtcgtatctgtgcaatcttttatgtggcgtccactacaatctctggatccgtaatctgactatcccccacctctgcccaacagagaggtgaccgacatttacgtccgtacaatgcctcgaatggagcggctcgtatgctggtgtgataactgttattatacaaaAACTCCACcaaaagggagatgcttttccccagccgttgccgaagtctataacgcatgcccgaagcatgtcttcaagagtttggatcgttcgctcagactgcccatcggtctgaggatggtatgctgtgctcatgtctaatcgtgagccaaaagatttgtgcatcgcttgccataattctgacgtgaatcgtgcatcccgatccgaaatggtggaggtgggcaccccgtgcctcgaaacaacctctttaaggtagatgtctgcgagagtggagaacttatccgtttcctttataaccaggaagtgtgcagacttggtgagtcggtccacgatcacccatatagtattaTTCcaacgctgagatctaggtaacccgtaacgaagtccatggaaatttcttcccatttccattgtggtatcctgggttgctgaagtaagtctgaaggtttctggtaccctgtcttgactctcgcacaggtcaagcacttgctaacataggtggcgatgtgggccttcatgctaggccaccaataagcaGTTCTGATGTCGTagtacattttgtccgaacctggatatatcgagtagcgagacttatgagcttcatccatcacaagttctcgtaagccgccatagcgtgggacccaaatacgccccgatacaaagtaggcgccgtcttccttttgttccattcgttgtcgtgagtcacgcaaggcttcagccttgacgtttccgggtttcagtgcttctacctgagcatttcgtatccgtgcaggaagatcagactaaatagtaagttgtagcgctcgcacgcgcttaggtagggtgttctttcgactgagggcgtcggccacaccATTGGCCtggcctggatgatacttgatggcgcattcgtagtcgttaagcagtTCGATCCATCGTCGTTaacgcatgttcaactccttctgcttgaagatatgctcgagactcctgtgatcggtgtagattgcgcacttggtaccgtacaggtagtgtcgccatatcttaagtgcaaaacaacagctcccagctctaaatcgtgcgtcgtgtagttccgttcatgaatcttgagttgccgtgaagcgtaagcaatgaccttgtcgcgctgcattaacacacatccaagaccctggatggatgcatcacagtatactacaaaatcgtccgtgccctctggcaatgagagaataggggcactgcgaagccagaagtcgcatttcgaaaactttgcgtacagtttcCAAGACAAGACGTAAGCGCTGCttgtgctcctcctgactcttggagtagatcaaaatgtcgtcgatgaagacaatgacgaacttgtcaagataaggtttgcacaccctgttcataaggtccataaatacggcaggtgcgctcaataatatcaaaccatccatcataccaaacataaaatataataggtaaaataattcataaaacccaacacgattaatgttcaaaccaaactttgtttgagtagcgtaaacataataatgaaaacccaagataagttataagttcaattagcgttcattgcgtctcctcctcctaacacgaaaactcgacctcttgcctcgttgccattgttgttgttgtttcccccgttgttgttgttgttcccgttgccctggttattgttgtggttccgattctggttcaactgaggacaatcgcgtttgtaatgaccttcttccccacactggaaacatccccgatttccacgctgtggctgctgctgctggttctgtggagctggcggtgggagttgctggttctgatttgctggccgagagcttctacaatccttagcctcatgacccatcttgaggcatctttgacattgttccctgcgacatcttccactgtggtgtttgttgcacttattacacagtgggtgaattccccgatatccactctGCTCCTGACtaccagatgattgctgactcgcattctggtagtcatttgtcttgcgctgctgagactgaacagtaaccgatcccttgctggaatccccctcccatttcctcttgttgtcactgggagtagcagaagtggtgacagcagtagtggtagccttgacacgttttggcagtttgttctgatccactgcctgatctgtaatacggtgagcgaggcgctgaatttcctggatgttgttgaggttagccgaggtaacgtggctctgtatttctggtgccaaacctttgagatacaactcaatacgcttgtatggagggtccaccatagttggacacagcacggccagctcatttgaccgtttagtatacgcttcaatctctgatccaaccattttcagattatacagctcgtcttccagtttgtgaatatcttcacgcgtacaatactctctcttgataagttccttaaaatcgttccagggtgtggcgttagcagctgccaaccccagaatttgcacctgcgcgttccaccaggttagcgctattccctccaaggtgccagttgcatacttaaccttgcgagcctcagggcactcgcacatctcgaataccgactctagcttttcgaaccaatggaggagtccaactgctccctccgtgccactgaacgtgttaggacgacaatccatgaaattcttgaaggtgcacacaggttgttgctgagcgggttgacctgcttgagcggctgcaactgccgcagcaatgagagcctctagctgggcttgagtcatgttaattcgtgcggccattgatc belongs to Helianthus annuus cultivar XRQ/B chromosome 5, HanXRQr2.0-SUNRISE, whole genome shotgun sequence and includes:
- the LOC110942662 gene encoding extensin-2-like, producing the protein MESSIPKCISFPQNYSIRPPPPRFFFHFIPSSPFINNTITLHRCYHTHTHHHHHRHPPSSPTSAATATTYRRHPPPSSPPTIATATSDHRHHPPSIIAATIATTTSDHRRHRSPPPALSTTTTHRYHLRPPSPLLPPPTTHATTIAITATYLHRHPPPPPLSPSAVVSTHHHRQPPPRRRRYN